TTCGTTGATGCTTTGGATGACAGAATCCTTGTTGGCGTGCTTACTTCTTTCATCTCTAATATTGAGAATCAGTTGGTATCATATGGATTGAAATAGTGTTTGATTAGTTGCTGTAATCAGCAACACATTCAAGACTAAACTGCGGTGATAGATTGCTGGATGTGCGCCATGGAAGGAAACAAACGCAGAGGGAAAGAACGGAGaaagaaaaagggaaaaaagACAACGCACACGAGAGAGGAGAGTCGGGCAATCTCCCGTACCATCTCCCCTCCAAAACAAAAAAAcctttttttattgaattagcGACCTGCCATGCGAGCGCACCCATCATGGCAAAGGTCAACATCGACAAACAATCACCTCACCTATCAAGTAACACATATACCActcttttcgatctcttctttTACACTACTATTCCTACCGTTCTTTCACAACAAAGAACTCGATGATGCTATTGAAGAAATAACATGCAGTAAAACACAGTTACTTGTTAATTGCATCCAAACCGTGGAGATCTCTACGTATAGTAATCTCTGTTCCACTGGATAAATCCTCCACGCATCAATTGTTTCTGAGACGGGAGTAAAGTCCGACTCCGGTGAGAGAATTTCCTTTCGAAACACCTTGTCGTCGAATAAAATCAACTCAGGATCTAAGTTAAATCAAAACAAGTAAAAAAAACCAAACATAATCTTGGCATCATGATAAAAATAAGATTCATACAATCCGAAATCGATAAATTCGGAATCGAAAACTCACCGAAAATCGAGGGCACGCGACTCTGAGAAAAAACGGCCTCAGATGCATGACTTCATCAATTGATCCATAGATCACCTCTGCATAGGGTGAAAAGATATTAATACATACAAAACAGTCTTGAAATACCGCCATCAAAGACTACAGAAAAGACAAGCAGATCCACAAACTACCTTCATCGAGTAATCGAACTCGTCGAAAAATCTTCCGAGCCCCATCGATCGAAATCAACGGAACCCAAAGAAAGGTCCGTGAAACGTATAAAATCGTAGAAAATCATTCGGCAAGCCAAAAAAACTCAAATCTACTATCGAAACGTAGATCGTCACACGATCTGACGGAATATGGAAGAAATTTTTACAAGAGAGAGTCAAAGAAGCGAAGATCTGAGGAAAAAGAAGCCAATTAGCGCACGAAGGCTTCAAAGTGAGGCGGCGATAAAAAAGCTGGAAAGGTAGGGCATTATTTATTGAGGGGGTCAGATGATCGAACGGCTATGAATTAGATGTTTAAACGGTGTGGATACGATATGTAGAGTAATTGACGGCTGGGATTGGATCCCAGTGGAAGGAAATTTCTGGATGCGAGTATTTTACGGGGCTGAAACTTGGAATAAATATGAGCATTATTGTATTAGTCTTGATTTGACCCTGAAACAAAACGTTCGCAGTTATTTCGTGGCAAACATTGGTGTGAAATGATCTCAAGTATTTTGTGAGTCggatccataaaaaatattaatttttatactaagaagtattaatttttattgtaaatatcgataggattgacccgtctcacagataaagattcgtgaaatcatctcacaaaagacctactcttatTTCATTATGAACCCATGATAAAAATAGGCATATTATTGGATCGGTTTAAACTGGTTCAGAATTGTCTATCGATGAAATCGAATCGATTTTGTATGCTTAAGATTAATTTGTTCAGGGAATATCATAATTGAGAGAGCAACACATTCCAAAACTGAAATCAAATCAGGTTAGATAGAAAATCAGTTTGTAGTGGATTAAGACCAtattgaaataatttatttttagaaaaaaacatTAAACCTTAAGAAATTATATATAAGTTTCAGgtcaattatattttatttattaatatatgtaGTGTACGTACTATCTGATATAATATGGTCATGGACCAATTCCGATACCGTTTCGGATCCATTTTGAAGCAAGGCAATCTGATTAAATGTTGATATTGAATTTGATTcaaacttaaataaattatattgttttatataaAATCGGACCGAATGcggattatttaaaaatatattcaatATGTTAACCATGCTTAGGATAGACTATTGATTTatggtgtgtttggttgagtggattaaataaggatagattaatagtcaaatatttatcgttacaattttaagatgttttaataatcatgttgacccgatttaagatctaattttattaatcaaatagttatccataaaattagatcttaaaccgggtcaaaatgattattaaaacaacttaaaattttaacgataaatatttgactattaatctatccttatttaatccacttaaccaaacacaccctaagTGTAATTGAATGAATCATGTTTCCATTTTGATTCTAACCGGATTGGGTTAGAGCATGTTTAAGAGTGAGATGAAGTTGTATCGATAAGTTTATCTCATGTTTTTTTAGTGGTGAgatgaagttggagaaaatgttaaaatattaaaaaaaaaatctcattaAATAACCTTTTTTATTTCTAAACAAGattacaaataattaaaatttaaaacacaATCAAAAAAACTACACATAATTTATAATAAcaaacataattaaaatttacacaTTATTAAAAAGTGTACAAATTTCACTATGCATTTCCGTGTAAACTCCAAATATAtacaatcaaattttttttataatttattattaactTTGGacttttttttacaattttttaattttaaatagtttttgaaaataataaaaacttaaGAACGACCAGTTTTTCtagaaattatataaaaaaaagggTGTCAGATGAGTACTTTACTCGTCCTCGTCCACTGTATGGGTGCTCTTAAGTCTTAATcaacttttttatttttattacaatcACGCGGAGCGGAGATTCGAACTCGGAAAACCAACTAATATGGTAAGCTTAATCTGTTTTTAAGACCATAGCTTTGTATTTTGGACCAGCTCAATCGGTAACGCGCAGgtcttaaaatataataatataatatgccCAATTACaatcatttttcaaaaatatagaaAATCAACGCAATTTAAAACAAGGCGACCGCCTGCCAATCTTTATATTTTTGTAGTTTGTTTTTCGGTTTTAAAAttatcataaaaattaaatgagaaaaataaaataaaacaaacaaGTAACTATTTTTTTATGGAAACATTGTCTTATATATTTGTCTCTTATATTGTTAaattcaattttaattatttttttcttaaatttttttcccGACATGAACATATGTACTGCCACATTAatatattcatgaaaaaattattGTAATTGCCAAAAGTCGAAATATACGAGACCAACACTTAAATTTGACAATCTAGATAACCAAAATCACAAAGAGACAAACATAAACACAAAACCAAAATTATATGTCCATATTATTAATGttcgatttaaaaaaatatgaaaaatgagcTTTTGACAATTTAataaaggcaaaaatttgtgtaagacggtctcacatatcgtattttgtgagacaaatctcttatttgggttatccatgaaaaaatattactttttatgttaaaatattactttttattgtgaatatcaatatggtgtcccgtctcacaaataaatattcgcgagatcgtctcacaagagacatactttCTAATAAATTATAATGATTATCTCCACAATTTACGATGATGGAACAGTATTCGCTACCTTTTCTCCAGTTCGTTCGACGCTACCCCTTGAGGCACTTCCCCAAGTCATTCATTTTTTGCCACGtggcatttatattttaattatctttTTGTACAACACAAGTTAAATGAGAATTAAATGATTGTTGTAGAATTGTCATGCAAACAACTTCTGGATTATTTTTTTATCTGTTAGATCgtttttaaaaatagttttcACATTTCCaactctaaattttttttataaaatagttcaaatattttatagttttttcgtaaattttttttttataaaatattttataagtaGTTTGGACGTATCAACTTTATTTTATAGTTTTTTcgtaaaatttttataaaatattttataagtaGTTTGCCCATCCACGAGCTCAAATTATCATcaattttacaaaaataaacAGAAACAAATCTCAAATTGCTTAAAACAAACACAAATATCtacattatatataaaaaaaaaattgtacagtGGCAAATATAATCCTCACCTAGTCACCTTGCCTGATTCAATGAGATAAGGTTGTTTCCGTCTTGAAAGACAAGAACGAGAAATGAGAGGTTTTTTGTGGAGACAGAGCTTGCTTGATTTTATGAGAGAGGGCTTGCTTGATTTTACGAGAGAGATTATTTcagaaatttcaaaattaacaGCAAAGTCTAAAGCTTGCTTGATTTTGGAAAACTCAACCATGTTATACAAAAagacaaataaaatataaatgtcACGTGACAAAAAATGAATGGCTTGGGACAGTGCCCTAAGAAGTAGCGTCGAACGAACCATTTTCTCCGTGCATTAGATAAAATTACAAACTGACGCAACAGATGCCATATTGGTTCTTGGCCGAAGGTGGTCTTTTATCATTTGTCCGTGGGATATCGGAAAATTGTCATACAAAGCTTTTAAATTGACAATTATTAACCCATACACTTCTCCATTAAAGGCAGTTAAAGTTGCCAGTTAGcacaataaatataatttttacacCTCACATGGTCCGTTACTTCCTATTCAAATTAAAGTGCTATTATTATCTTAGTTTCACGGTAGAACACCCAAAAAATTAAACAAGATAATTGCATTGCCCGAGCCACCAAATGACGATCTATCAGCGATACTTTAAAAACAAAACACACAGTGAGTACGTCTTTTTTGTCCcttgaaaataaatataaagCATTCAAATGAAGATGTTTACTGTCAAAAGTGTCGAATCCTTCCAGTTTCATTGAACAGTAGAGAAAGAGGTGTGGATGGACAGTGGAGTTTGTGACCAAGAAAGCTTTATTGTTAAGCCTTGAAATCTCACCCTTCGGTCATGCTTGGAGTTCAATTAAAGCAATACTTTCAAGTTTTACCCAGACCCCCCCACcacacccacacacacacacagacagACAGACACACACAGCTAAGATCTTTCCACTCCTAAGTCCTAAATACCGTCACATGTTACTCTGTAAACGAGAAacagattttttttataaaaaaatatataaaaattagcTAATGTGTGTATGGGTGTGGAATGTGAAGTGTAATGTACACATCAACCTCCATTTCGATTGCCTTCCCTAACAATCCATCTCACCCAACACTGACAGAACCTTCCCACCTAAGTGTCAAGAATAAACCTCCAACACAATCAAAGCATATATTCCCTATTTCATATGCTCGAGCTGTTCTCCAAATTTAGTTGAGTTTCTTTGCAAGTTGATCTACGTAATCGGGTTTACCTGAAATTATTTCCGAAATTTCCGAGCTAGGTGTAAATAAGAAACATGGCAGCAAAATCAGATTTTGCCCAGAAGCTGCTCCATGACCTTCGTGTGAGGAAGGAAAGGATGGCCGCCACTCAAAATTCAAAGCCACGCCCAAGACAAACGCCTAGAGGTAAATTGTGGCAGATTATGTGCCTTGCATGAAATTTTTCACATTCTGTTTCCGACAAGCATATTCTGTAATTTAGCATTTAACTGGAAGGCAGAATTCATATGAACTCGTGCATCCATTTAGGAAGTTGAAAAAGAAACAAGTCTTCCGGACAGGATTTCTTCTAACTGAAGCCAAAAAAATCCATGAGAATTTTTGACATCTCTTTTCGCTTTATTAGCAACTATAGCACAATTATGTTCAAATGGTTCCCGATAGAATTTTGTTTAACATAGAACTAAGAATTGTGTTTCTGACATGTAAGTATTATCTCATATGTTGTAACATATTATAACAACATGCAATGGAATAATATAACACGcaaataattaacttaattaaaaataacacaTAAATAATTATACACAATTGAACACACTTATGACATGTCTCAAAGCAAATTAATAGCTAGAAAATAAATTGAGTTTACAAAATCAAAACTAGTGAAAAACAAAAACTATTTCTTTGTCAAGTCAATGAAGTAAATTGCATATTAAgtatcaacaacaaaaataatcaaattacaAGAATGCAAATATACATGGCCGAAATTTGGAGCAACAAAACGATTTTTCAATCAGCACTTTGTACGAATGTTGTCTCCAACATGCACAACAACACAATGAAAATCTCCTCCTATTGGGCATTAAATTCTAATTTCCAATATCTAGTATATGCAATACAACTTAATTTATGCTTTAAATTTTCGAATTCTTCCTATGGAGTTTTCAAATCATAGCACTCAAGATTTGCTTCTTGATTTTCTTGAATCTTGATCTTCTTGAAATACTAGTCTTCTTGACAAGCCAAATCATGCTCATTGCTAGGCAAACTTTTGAATTTTATATACACAAATCTTCTTATCGTGTAGACTTTTATTCATATCTCTTAATATATATTTGTGAAATATATATCCATAAATATGTGATAATTTCGAAAATACAATATCACAATATTAAGTTATCTAATCCTTTTATCTCAGTTTTTACATTTTTACAAGTTTACTGGATTTATCCAAATATATCCAAATATTAAGGAGCTTTGAAACTATGCGGATTCATTATTCGAAAAGTCCAGTCCCCAATAATGAACCAACACTCACCTGACAACATAACTTTAATTTGTATCACAAAAAATATGGCTAATAGAGACAAATACAAGGCCCAGGTTGGTGCTAGCAAATGGCAAACAAGCGCTTCAATTCTCAAATCTCTCTTGTATTTATTCTAAATTCAAGTCTATTGTCTCTGAATCAGCAGAAACGCAAGGAAATCCTGGCCAAACTTATAGAGGTGGTAGACAAATAAATGGATATGTAAGTTTTGATTATACTGTAGGCACGAACATTTTTATTTTAGCGGTAAATGAAAGTTATCTGGAAGTGAATGAACTGACTCATCTACTTGGCATTCCCCACGTTCTGCAGGATAGTTCAAGAACCGGGAACTCGACTAGAAGGTCCGCTGGACACACTAAAGCAATCAGCACTGCAGAATCCTCCAATCAGATTGTTCTCTACAATGGCGGCAACAACTCAAAACAAGTTAAAGATCTTTCGATGGCCATAGCTTTCGCCTTTGAGAATGGTGGAAAGCTAAGCAAGATTGGCACTTCTAGCAGCAATCCATTGGTGAATTTTTTCCATCGATTTTCTCAGGGATCAAGGGAAAGTGGGAACATGGGTATAACCAGTTTCAGTAAGAATAACTATTCAACATATCAGTTTCCTACTGTCTCTCACGTTCATATCAGCGAAATAGCTAAAGGAGTGCAAAATATAAACCAGATTTTAAGAGCCTGCTCAGATGGCCTTGACTTCGACGGAAACTCGATTGAAATTGGGAAGGAACTACTGAAAGGCGCCATTAATTTGGAAGAGTCGTTAAGAATGTTAGTAAACTTGCAAGAAGCTTCAAAATACACAAATGGGAATCAGAAAAAAAACCGTATAAGGTTACTTGAGGATGACGACGAGGATCAAGACAATTCGGATACAACAGCAAAACAAAAGCAACTGGATAGACCAAAGTTCTCCTTTGATAAACCAACCAGAAATTCTCCTTCTGCCCAAAGAGCAACCAAAAATGACACTCAGCTGCATCTATTGGCATTATCATATCTGGATGAGGCTGCTAAAAGACCCGTCTGCGATTCCAAAATGGTTCCTCACAAAAGATCTGTTAGCTGTGTCCCTAATTTTGATAGCCATTCTACGCAGGTGAAGCAAAGAATTAATTCGAGTTCTCCACACCCTGCACAAGAAAAAGGAAGAATTTCAAACGTGGTCGCGAAACTTATGGGACTCGAAGAACTTCCACGGCAGGACAACCCCACATGTGCACAAAAAGAATTAAGCATAAAACCCAAGGAAAGAATGAAAAGGACAGGAAAGTTTCGAGCAGAAACCCAAAGTTGCCTGATCCATTCAATGGAGACTGCAAGAATGGCTCAGTCCTCCGAACCGACAAGACTTCACCACTGACGAACAACTCGGTACAAGTCAGGGATATGAAGTTTAATCTTAAGGCTGGAAAGAGTCAAGAAACCTCAGATGCAAACTCCAAATTGAGAACTTCCGTGAGATATCAGAAAACTTCGACAACACTGACAGTTGGATCGGATGCTGTGTCAGCTGTAAAACTAGGAACCAATGTGATAAACAAGCAAGAAAACCGCACAATTCAATCAAACAAAGTATCCGGATTTCAAACTTACCAGGATAAAGAGCAAAAccgaaaattttcagaaaagaagaaaggaaaatttCAGGGACGAGGGAAAGTCATGTGCTTCTCTTGGATAACAAGCCGCATCAGAAAGCACAACAAAACGGCTTATTCTTCAAAGATGATGACATAACAGGAGAAACTATAGAGTTCAATGCAAGATCAAATCACCTGGAAAAGAAGGATGTAAAGAAGGATCTCCCCAGCAATCTACGAAATCCCCAGGACAAACGTACATCATTTCAAACGCCTGAGTCTAAAAAACCTGAAACTTCAGAAGACAAGCATCAGGAAGTGCAAAAAGAGCATTCATTTATCGAACAAAATTTAATAGCCAAGAAATACAAGGGGTGTGAAGAGGAATCCATAACCTCATCGAAAACCAATCAAGGTTCAGCAAATATGCATAAGAAGCAATCACATCATAAAACTACACCTGTGAATGGGATATCGGCGAGGCttgttgaaaaggtttcctcgAAAGATCCGCCAAACAACACGTATCAGAATGATCCTCCCATAGTTGAAAATCACAACAGTGCTGCCAATCAGGAAGTGATCAAGAAAGAAGACCAAAGCCATTATTTATCTTCAAGCGAACCAAGATGTGATCAGGCACAGGCAAGTAATAGCACCCCAATGTGCACACAGGAAGAGCCTGTTGCTGCATCAGCCACACAAAAGAAGGGAAACTCTAAGAAACTTCAGAAAAGTAAAAACCCTCAGAAGATAGAAGTAATGACTAAACGGAATGATAACGTCAGTGGATTGCCAAGGTCAATGAAAAAGTCAGCTACCTTGTTGCAAGATTTGAAACAACACCTGCAAAACAAAAGCAGCAGCACCGGGAAATCGGAGAAACAAATGGGTGCCCAGGTCAGAGAAGGAAAAGTAGACACTATGATGCATGGACAATCAGAAATGAAAACAGAGCCATCAAATCAGTTACGGAAGTTACCAAAAGAAGCTGATCAGATGACAGCACTAAGCTGTTTGGGGGAAGAGGACTGCCAAAAAGAGAACACATTAACTCTGATGAGTGGCACTGTAAGCCAAAGAATAACTTTATTGGAATGAAATTATATCTCACCATTCTAAAATGCTTACCCCAGGTTTTATTGGTACTTTTGCAGAGTGATGGTTTGGCTTCAAAGTCCCAAAAGGTGTTCAATGATCAGCACAAAGTGGAACAGCTCGGTACTTTTAGAGATGAAGAAGCAATCAAACAGTGCGATCAAAGCCTTGGTAAGTATATTGTATTAGTTTCAAATTCTTCTCAAGGATCCTGTTACTCTAGACTCTATTTTCCTGCAAAGTAGGCTCGATTAGTATTCTTGATTTATTGTGGCCATAACTTTCCAGACGACCTTAAAGAAAGCACGGACATAAAAGATCTTTCCCAACTTAATTACAAACAATTTTCAGAATCATGGAGACAAGAGCAGCTGACAGAAGATGAAAAGAATCTCAAGGAGATACTAATAAAAAGTCAGCTGTTCCTTAATGCCGCAGAGGCACTTTTCAAGCTCAACATACCTTTCAGCTTTCTTCATGCTGGGGATCCAAGTGGTGAAGTAGCGAACAAGAGGCTCGTACTGGACTGTGGATATGAAGTCATGAACAGAAAGGCAAGGCGGTATCAAGTCACACATCACCCCTACACGAACACTACCGTAAAGCGTGCTACGCCAAGGTCCTTGGATGATTTGGTCAAGATACTGTGCAGAGATATAGAAGTTCTAAAGTTATATGGCCGGGGTCGGGCCGGCGAAGCTGATGTAGCAGGCTACCTATGTAACATGCTCAACAAAGACATCCATAATGAGGAACCTGACGTGAACAGCACATGGGATTTCGAATGGAACAAAATGATGTACATGTTCCCTGAAAAGGAAGATGTCGTAAAGGATGTGGAGAAGTATATGCTGAACGGATTACTTGATGAAATCAGCAGCGAACTCCTCCTTGTAACTGTTTAGGCTTGATTGGTAGAGTATACTGGTTTTGTAGTGTGCACAAATACAAAAAA
The Primulina eburnea isolate SZY01 chromosome 5, ASM2296580v1, whole genome shotgun sequence genome window above contains:
- the LOC140831914 gene encoding uncharacterized protein yields the protein MAAKSDFAQKLLHDLRVRKERMAATQNSKPRPRQTPRAETQGNPGQTYRGGRQINGYDSSRTGNSTRRSAGHTKAISTAESSNQIVLYNGGNNSKQVKDLSMAIAFAFENGGKLSKIGTSSSNPLVNFFHRFSQGSRESGNMGITSFSKNNYSTYQFPTVSHVHISEIAKGVQNINQILRACSDGLDFDGNSIEIGKELLKGAINLEESLRMLVNLQEASKYTNGNQKKNRIRLLEDDDEDQDNSDTTAKQKQLDRPKFSFDKPTRNSPSAQRATKNDTQLHLLALSYLDEAAKRPVCDSKMVPHKRSVSCVPNFDSHSTQVKQRINSSSPHPAQEKGRISNVVAKLMGLEELPRQDNPTCAQKELSIKPKERMKRTGKFRAETQSCLIHSMETARMAQSSEPTRLHHRAKPKIFRKEERKISGTRESHVLLLDNKPHQKAQQNGLFFKDDDITGETIEFNARSNHLEKKDVKKDLPSNLRNPQDKRTSFQTPESKKPETSEDKHQEVQKEHSFIEQNLIAKKYKGCEEESITSSKTNQGSANMHKKQSHHKTTPVNGISARLVEKVSSKDPPNNTYQNDPPIVENHNSAANQEVIKKEDQSHYLSSSEPRCDQAQASNSTPMCTQEEPVAASATQKKGNSKKLQKSKNPQKIEVMTKRNDNVSGLPRSMKKSATLLQDLKQHLQNKSSSTGKSEKQMGAQVREGKVDTMMHGQSEMKTEPSNQLRKLPKEADQMTALSCLGEEDCQKENTLTLMSGTSDGLASKSQKVFNDQHKVEQLGTFRDEEAIKQCDQSLDDLKESTDIKDLSQLNYKQFSESWRQEQLTEDEKNLKEILIKSQLFLNAAEALFKLNIPFSFLHAGDPSGEVANKRLVLDCGYEVMNRKARRYQVTHHPYTNTTVKRATPRSLDDLVKILCRDIEVLKLYGRGRAGEADVAGYLCNMLNKDIHNEEPDVNSTWDFEWNKMMYMFPEKEDVVKDVEKYMLNGLLDEISSELLLVTV